CATCACCATCGTGGTCCGGGCGACCTGGCCGGCGGTGAAGTTCGCCACGGACTGGCTCGTGACGATGGGGCCGTTCTGGTCCGCGGGGAAGGGGCCGACGCCGGACTCCACGGTGAGGTAACCCGAGGCGGTCGGACCGGCGACCGTCACGGCGAGGATGGCGCCGCCCATCGCTTCCGGTGAGACGCCGAGCGGATCGGTCAGCTTGACGAACAGCTCGCCCCGGGCCGGGAGCGGCTGGCCGCCGTTGGCCCCGGTGTCGACCAGATGGACCGCCGAGGTGGGCCGCAGATCAGCGCCGACCGTGAGGTCGGCGGTCACGTAACCCTGCACGGAGATCACCAGGTCGACCGCCGGTCCCTTGTTGACGACCGTGGCCCTGCCCGCGGACGAGAGCTTGACCGCGATGCCCTGCGAGGTGACCCCGCTGACGTAGTCGAGCACGCTCGTGTCGTCGGCGCCGCCCTCCGGATGGGCGCGCAGGAAGCCGGTGCCGGTCGAGCCGACCACTGCCACGTCCAGGAACACGCTCGTCGCGCCGCTCGGGACGACGCCGCCGGTGAACGTGAACGTCCGGGAGCCGTTGGTCGGGACCTTGCCCACGGTGGTGCCGGTGCCGGTGCGGGTGTCCACCACGCGGGTGTGCGGCACGGCGACCAGTCCTCCGCCTGCCCCGGTGGTGAAGTAGCCGTGCACCTCGACGACGATGTGGACGCTTCCGGCGCGGTTGTGGACCGAAAGACGCCCGTCCGCCCCCGGCCTGACGACCTGGGTGGTCGAGATGATCTCCCCGGTCGACGCGTTGAGGGAGGACGACAGCGCCGGTCGGGTGGTGCCCTGAGGGAACACCGTCAGGAAGGTGTTGGCGGTCGGGCTGACCGCGGTCACGTCGACGAGCACCGCGGACACGCCCGTCGAGGGGACGCCGCCCACGCCGAGGGCCGGGAAGTCGGTGGTGCTGTCCGCGCCGCGCGGCCCGGCCGGGGCGCCGGTGCCGGCGCGGGTGTCCAGCAGGGACGCGCCGGGGGAGAGCGCCACGTAGTTGGTGCTGGTGCTCGCCGCGATCCAGGGGGCGAGGCCGTCCACCCGTACCTCGGTCGCGGTGCGCCGGGTGTCGGTCTCGGCGAGGCAACCGCCCTGCCAGGAGCGGTCGTGCAGGGCCACCAGCTGTGGCTCGCCGGCACCGGTGCGCAGTAGCGGCCCGCCGGCGTCGCCCCGGCACAGGCTGGCGGCGGAGGCGCTGCCGTCGACGGTGAGGGTGTCCGCCGTGACGCCGGTGACGGTGAACGCCCCGGCGTGCAGCTCGTCGGGCACCCACTCGGTGGCGGTGCGGCCGAAGCCGGCGGCGAGCAGCGTCTCGCCCTGGGCGGCGGCGCCGCCGATGGCGATCGGTGGCACGCCGTCCGCGGCCTTCTCCAGGTGGGCGAGCGCGACGTTGCGGGTCGGGTGGGGGATCACGGCGGTGACGGCGAGGACGTGCCCCGCCGTGGTGCGCAGATCCGTCCGGCCGACCGTGACGGTGGTGCGCCGGGCGGGCGGGCCGGCGACGAGCTGCTGGCCGGGCTCGGCCAGGCAGCTCGCGGTGGTCAGCACCCAGGTCGGCTCGACCAGCACCGCGGAGCAGGCCCGCAGGTCGTTCTGGATCTTGGCGGTGAACGGGTAGCTGCCGGCGGGCACCGGGCTGACGCCGCTGACCGCCTGCGCCGAGCCGCCACCGATGGTGCTTGCCGCCACGACGACGGCGAGCAGCGCCGCCATCGCGCGCGTGCGGCGATTTCGGATGAGTCTCATGTTCCTCTTTTCCGGTCGTTCGAGCAGGCGACGCCGCCGGAGAACCGGCGAACCGGGAGAGAGGTCGATCAGTGGACGGCAAACCGCCGCCTGTTTTGCGACAGGGCGCGACGCCACACGCGCCGGGGCGCGTGCGGTGCCGGTGCTGTCGACTTCCCCCGTGTAGCTGCCGCGGGCACGGCCCGCGAATCCCGACAGTAGCGAAACGGCACGCGCCGTGCTGCCCCGCCGCGTCGGGGGCCGGATCCGGCCGGGCCGGTCAGGCCGGGGTCGGCGTGGCCGGCCGCGTGGCCGGGCGCTCGGCCGGCGACCGGAAGAGCAGCAACGGCGCCACGGTGAGCACCAGGCAGGCCACCGACATCACCAGCAGCGCCGGGGTCAGGTCGAGCAGCGCCACCGACCAGCCGCCGAGCAACGCGCCCACCGGCAGGCCGAGGAAGGCCACCGAGCCGGAGATACCAAGCACCCGGGTCTGCAACGCCTCCGGCACCCGCTGGTAGAGCGCGGCGCCGAGCAGCGGGTTCACCGCCGCGATGCCGATGCCGGACAGGAACGTCACCGCCAGCACCACCACCAGGTCGTCGCTGAGCGCCAGCGCCAGCAGTCGCGGCGTGCCGCTGAGCGCCAGCCCGAGGGCGAACGTGGCCCGGCTCGGCAACCGCGTCCCGAGCAGCGTGAACAGCAGGTTGCCCAGCAGCGCGCCGGCCGAGAACACGCCCAGCAGCAAGCCGAACCCGGCCGGGTCGCCGAGTACCTGGTTCACCCAGAGCGGGATCCAGACCGCGACGCTGGCGTTGGCGAACATGTTGGACGCGGACACCACGATCAGCATGGTCAGCAGCGTCCGGTCGGTGCGCAGGTACGCGAATCCGCCGCGCAGCGCCCGCAGGTAGCGTTCCCGGGGCGCCGGCTGCGCGGGCGCGGGCGGCCGGACCAGCGCCCCGATCAGCAGCGCGCAGACCGCGAACGTGGCGGCGTCGATCCAGATCGCCC
The genomic region above belongs to Micromonospora sp. WMMD1128 and contains:
- a CDS encoding trypsin-like serine protease — translated: MRLIRNRRTRAMAALLAVVVAASTIGGGSAQAVSGVSPVPAGSYPFTAKIQNDLRACSAVLVEPTWVLTTASCLAEPGQQLVAGPPARRTTVTVGRTDLRTTAGHVLAVTAVIPHPTRNVALAHLEKAADGVPPIAIGGAAAQGETLLAAGFGRTATEWVPDELHAGAFTVTGVTADTLTVDGSASAASLCRGDAGGPLLRTGAGEPQLVALHDRSWQGGCLAETDTRRTATEVRVDGLAPWIAASTSTNYVALSPGASLLDTRAGTGAPAGPRGADSTTDFPALGVGGVPSTGVSAVLVDVTAVSPTANTFLTVFPQGTTRPALSSSLNASTGEIISTTQVVRPGADGRLSVHNRAGSVHIVVEVHGYFTTGAGGGLVAVPHTRVVDTRTGTGTTVGKVPTNGSRTFTFTGGVVPSGATSVFLDVAVVGSTGTGFLRAHPEGGADDTSVLDYVSGVTSQGIAVKLSSAGRATVVNKGPAVDLVISVQGYVTADLTVGADLRPTSAVHLVDTGANGGQPLPARGELFVKLTDPLGVSPEAMGGAILAVTVAGPTASGYLTVESGVGPFPADQNGPIVTSQSVANFTAGQVARTTMVMVKVDRAGQNRATGSVRILNVSGGTVRVIVTLHGWFNPPPGSSN
- a CDS encoding MFS transporter gives rise to the protein MNPRRELYTLVGADLLSNLGTRISVVAIPWLVLETTGSPTRMGLVAAAETLPYMLSSALATPWADRFGVRRTSVFVDAVSAAAMAVVALAPWLGFGTLLVLVAVAGGLRGIGDRVKHVLFKPAAERAGVPLIRLTSAYDGLARGMTLFGAVLGGLLIDWVGLTRAIWIDAATFAVCALLIGALVRPPAPAQPAPRERYLRALRGGFAYLRTDRTLLTMLIVVSASNMFANASVAVWIPLWVNQVLGDPAGFGLLLGVFSAGALLGNLLFTLLGTRLPSRATFALGLALSGTPRLLALALSDDLVVVLAVTFLSGIGIAAVNPLLGAALYQRVPEALQTRVLGISGSVAFLGLPVGALLGGWSVALLDLTPALLVMSVACLVLTVAPLLLFRSPAERPATRPATPTPA